The following nucleotide sequence is from Synechococcales cyanobacterium T60_A2020_003.
TGGCGGGCAAATAGGTAGCATAGTTTAAACATCGACATAGCAAAAATAGACCTACGTCCCTGTGTAGACCTTGGGGGTTATCGATGCTTTTAATAGAGGAAGTTCTACCGTGCAGCCACCCTCGAAAACGTTAGAGAAATGTGAAACTTGATACAAAAGTCACGTTGAGTAGACGAGATGGCCTTGGTCAATCCAGTCAGAGAGACCACCGTTTGGAATCGCTTTCGATTACACTCCTGTAAGGAGATGCATAACACCTAGTAGTTCATCGTATGATCCCTGCCGAGCAAGCAGAAGCCCTGATTCTTCAACAGATTCAGCCCCTAGATACTTCAACTGATACCGAATCGCTCGATCTGCGAGCTGCCCACGGACGCATTCTCGCCACCTCGATTGTTAGTCCTTTAGATTTCCCCCACTGGGATAATTCTGCAATGGATGGCTATGCGGTGCGCCATGCGGATGTTACACGTGCAACGACCGATGATCCCGCTATGCTCACGGTCGTCGAAGAAATTCCGGCTGGCGTGACACCGCAGCGATCGCTCCAACCGGGACAGGCGGCTCGCATCTTTACCGGAGCCATGTTACCCCCCGGTGCCGATACGATTGTGATCCAGGAAGTCACAAAGCAGGAGGGCGATCGCGTCTGGATTTACGAAGCACCTAAACCAAACGCCTTTGTCCGCCATCGCGCCAGTTTTCACAAAGCGGGCGATCGCCTTCTGAATGCAGGCACAGTCCTCAATGCCCCTCAAATCGCAGTGCTGGCCGCAGCTCAATGTCCCCAGGTTTCCGTTTATCGTCGCGTGCGAGTCGCCATTCTCTCCACCGGGGATGAGCTTGTGACCCCCGATCAACCCCTTCAGCCCGGACAAATCGTGGATTCTAATCAGTACGCCCTCGCCGCCTTAGTCGAACAGATGGGGGGCGAAGCAATTTGCTTGGGGATTGTGCGGGATGATCCAACGGCATTGAAGGAGGCGATCGCCCATGCCCTTTCCGTCAGCGATGTGGTGCTATCCTCCGGGGGGGTATCGGTTGGCGATT
It contains:
- a CDS encoding molybdopterin molybdotransferase MoeA: MIPAEQAEALILQQIQPLDTSTDTESLDLRAAHGRILATSIVSPLDFPHWDNSAMDGYAVRHADVTRATTDDPAMLTVVEEIPAGVTPQRSLQPGQAARIFTGAMLPPGADTIVIQEVTKQEGDRVWIYEAPKPNAFVRHRASFHKAGDRLLNAGTVLNAPQIAVLAAAQCPQVSVYRRVRVAILSTGDELVTPDQPLQPGQIVDSNQYALAALVEQMGGEAICLGIVRDDPTALKEAIAHALSVSDVVLSSGGVSVGDYDYVDQILSELDGTLHIRAVAVKPGKPLTVATFSGNARPILYFGLPGNPVSALVSFWRFVQPALKKLSGQSAPWTPVIVKGRSRQDLKSDGKREAYLWGQLYLTNGEFEFALVGGGHSSGNLVNLAQANALAIVPMGETLIPTGSWVRVLQVSTLF